The genomic interval AAAAACAGATGGACCTTTGACAGGCTGCAGGTCTTCAATCTCCTTGATCATAAGAGAGTACTTTGTCTCCATATTCATCAGAGAGCTCCTTacctccttctctttttctgtataCTGTGAGATtagtttttccttctgcatccGGACTTGAGACAAATCAGTGTGATTCTGGTCATTTAGTGTTATTATCAGATTCTGGCACTTCTGGTTGTGTTTTCTTATGTAAGAGAGGTAAGCCTTGTTCTCTTCCTGATTCCGTTGGACTTCCTTTTCtaggaatttattttcctgcagaaagtGGTCCAGTCTTCCTGTGTATGTGTTCATATGTTCAGTGAGAATCTTGTGTTCCTTCTGCAAGTAGAGTTTTCTCTCTTTGACAAGTATTTCCATGTCACTGGATGTCATATCTCCATTCTTGGTTCTTACTCCCTGCTTACTTTTCCCAGCACGGGAAAAGTCTCCCAGCGTGGTGTCCTGTTTCATCTGCTTTGTCTTGGATGCCATATTTCATACTGGGGGTATCAAACTCTGGCAAACTGTAACAGAACGAAAAATTACAAATTCTAAACAAGCATTTATGCCACATATATGACcgttgcttttttccccagtcatgCTCTCTTATGTTTTCAGCTAGTTATTCTGGCAGGTAAAATGTTCAACCTAAATTTTTTAATGTCTGGCCTATGTCTTGAGTTGaagcacacatgcacatatgtgtatttccatttttacattCCTAGTTAACTGAGAAGTAGTTCTGCTaatctaaaaatacatatatttttaagatttctttttgatTGTATAATGTGTTACTTTTGTAATTTGGAGTACAAAGTCAAATTCTACTAGTGAGTTATTATGGCCATTATGGTACATTGTGTACTGTCTTTCCATAGGCAGTAGATCTTGTCCATAAAACTTCAGCAGCAAGTATGTACTGAAGTGCTAATAGAGCCATGCCTGAAACTTGCAAATTCTAAAATATAACTGCTAAGTCATCGTGCTGGACTGGAAGCTACCGGTAGAAAATGTTATGGACAGTAGTACGGATTAAGCCCTGTTTCTCCATCAGACTAAGattcttttatttgtgtttgaagAGACAGCTGCATCCTTTTCCTGGATTTAGAAAGTTCAGTCAGTATTGTGTTACTAAATGAgggcagaaaatgaaattttacagCCAGTTTTAACCTAGGGCTTCAATGTCAGTCAAGAGTGACCACATTCTTATCCTTCCACTGCCTGAGGTAAGTAAAGTGGTATCTTCTTGGACATCATCTGAACTATAATGTAATTTGAGATAAGACACAGGTAACTAATTATGAATACAGAGAGAGTGAAAGAATGACCGTAAGGGGGATAATGGCTGAAGAAACATCCTCCCAGCCACAGAATGTGGGCCATTTATTTCAATGGAATGTTTAATATGTCATGCAGATCCGATCTTCCCAGTTGCCTAGGACTGGATTCTTCCCTGCAGGGAcagtgggtgggagggaggtACAGAACATTGTGGGCTGAACATCAATTCAGCATCTGTTGAGACTCTGCTGGATTATTAATTTGAAGATTATTCATCTGGCCTGCTCTACCTGTGtgctattttggttttgttatagGTGAGTAACCTGAAATTTGCTTTGGTGTTTTGGCCAAATGTTTTACCCTATTATGAGAAAGATGTTATGGCTCTGTCAGAGTACATTTGTGTCCAAGCTGATGCCttggttttctgtgctgttaGGAGTTGTTCTGTCTGGGTCCTCTCTTGCTGAGAAGATAACAGTCTTCTCAGTTTAAATAAGGATAGTTTAATTAAGGCAGATTGAGAGGCTTCTCTTTCTGCCAGTGTCATTTCCTATTTATACTGGACAAATGATTGCAAGGCACAATATTATCATAGACAATGtatttgtgtttctgcagtAGATCATGTATTTAGTGCCTGTGGTAGGTATGTGAAAAAGCAGTGCAGGTCAAATACAATGaccttgctttatttttacattctcAAGGTTTCAGGGACTTTTTGGGTGGGCAGATCACGTCCTTACTGGCAGATAGCAGGAGTGTTTTGCAGTGTAAGTACTATGGCACATTCTTTTGTTTGTCCTTGACTGGAAGTGGCTTTCTAGCATGCATCCTGCTTCTGGTCATCTGCATTGTGTACAGATAGACACCACACCATGCACCTAAGAATTCTGGTCTGATGCATCCCACTGAGTCTGTGTTACTTGTTCACCACTGATAGGACCGATTCACAGAACCACCACCTTAACTTTCAggtgaggttggaagggatctcacAAGATTATCTAGTCCAGCcccttgctcaaagcaggtTTAAACAGAGCAGGTTGCTTAAGACTGTGTCCAGTCAggtggagactccacagcttccctgggcaaaCCTGTTCCTTCTGAGTGTTTGACggccctcacagtaaaaaggTTTTCTCTTTCATCCTGTTCAACTTGTCAGGCCCAATAGAATTCTGTATgtacattttgtttaaatgttctcTAACCTGATTCTCCTTCATTGAGGGTaagtcttccttgctccagactttCTCCTTGGCCTTGAGGACCTGGGATTCTGGGAGGTCAGTCTTACCAGTAAAAACTAATGCAAAGAATGCACTGAGTAactcagcctttttggcatccttTGTTGCTAGTTCCCCTGCCCCTTTCAGCTAAGAGGTCATCTTTCCCTAGTTGTCTTTTTGCTGCTCATACACCTgcagaagcccttcttgttgccATTCACATCCCTTGCCTATTCAGTTCCaggtgggctttggctttcTTAACACCGTTCCTGCGCATTTGGACAGTGTCGTTGTGttcctcctgggctgtgtgatCCTGCTTCCACTTCTTGGATGcttcatttttacatttgagTTTTGTAAGGAGCATCTTGGTCTTTGGTGTAGGCCTTCTGCAACTCTTGTTTGATTTCCTGCTTATTGGGATGGACCATTCTTGAGATGGGAGGTGGTGCTCCTTGAAAACTATACAGCTCTACTGGACTCCTCTCCAGGACCATCTCCCATAAGATTCTTCCAAGAAGATCCCTGAATAGCTCAAACTCAACTCTGCTGAAGTCCAGGATTGTGATCCTAATATTTACATTGTTCCCTTTTCTCAAGATCCTGAACTCCATCATCTTGTGGTTACTGCAGCCAAGGCTATCCCCAGCTTTCACATCCACAACTAGTATTTCCTTGTTGTAAGTATCAGGTCCAGGAGAGTGCCTCTCCTTGTCAGCTCATTGATCACCTGTGCCAGGAATTTATCATCAGTGTACTCCAGTTCATCAGCACACTCTCTGCTTCCTCCTAATCAGGCAGTCTGTGCCAGACACCCATCACAAGATTACCCACATTGGCCTGCCTTCTAATCCTAACCCATAAACTCTCAACTGACTCATCACCTGTCCAAGGCCAGAGCTCCATGCATTCCTTCTGCTCTCTCACATAAAGGCATTTCCCCCTCCTGGAGCCTGTATCCATCCATCCATAACAGCACTCTGGTCTTGTAAGCTAACCCACCATGTGTCTCTCACCAAATCTCAATGAGATTTACAACAGATGCACACATGCtctttaatttctcatttgttCCCCATGCTCTGTGCAGCAATGTACAGGCACTTCACCTAAAAAAGGTGAGAGAGCTTTCTCCATCACACTGTCCTGTAAGTATTCCTTTATTTATGTCCTTATGATTGAGGTGGTCCCCCTTCAGCACTGAATTGTTGACTACAAGGTCTCTCCTGTCCAGTTCACCCTGCACATTTTGCATGCAGACTTAGTCCACAACTTCCTCATTTGATTGTTGTTTGTTCATCATCTTTCCTGCTTTGTTCCTAAAGTTCTCATCAGAGGAGAACAGACTGCCACCAGTCTGTTGGCAAAGATGCTTTTGCCCACTTTGTATTGTATATCCTGTCTCTTCCTATCAGTTCTTGATCTTCAAAGAGGATCCTAGGATCATAGAAGACATTCCCCTATTCTTGACACCAGCTGCACAAACAGATGTTGTTCCACAGTCCAGTTCCTCTCAAGCCCTTCCTCACCAgcaagacagaggaaaaaatcacTTGTCCCCACCCCACCCATCCTCTTGCCCCTGGAACCATGTACTCTTGTTTGATAGGCTCCAGGTCTCCCCTGACAATATTATTTTTGCCCACGTGGAAGAGCAGCAGGGTGTTATAGTTTGAAAGGTAGATAGCTTCTCCACTATATCCTGGAACTGAGCTCCCAAAGAGCAGAGAACCTCCCTAGACAGCAGGTCAGATAGACAGATGAGGCCTCTGTCCACAGCAGGTGGGAGCCTCTTCCCAATATAAtctcttgctgcttcctcttGGTGCTGCTGTGCGGCTCAGGCTCAGCCAGCTCAGGTCCTTCGCAGGAGAATTCCTAGAGCTTTGTCTGCTTCCAGAGCACTCAACCAGTTCTGTAATTGCAGAACTGCAGGTGGGGCAGgcacctgcctcctgctgctggaagaCAGAATTCCTGCCTTGTCATCATGGAAGTCTCCATTTCCCACCCCAGAAGCTCAGACTCAGTACAGCTGGGGATTTGGCCTCTTGAAGCTGCAggtgttaccgaaatctcagAATAACCACCAATGTGATatagataagcagacacttctttattaacggccaGGTGcgtgagtcctctcacgatcaacgcacatgaagtttcaaaatcatataCCTTATATAGAActcattcatacatattcattaaatattcatgcataaacatAGTATTTCCAAAAATCcttaacatactctcctcccatatccgattctgtgcagtaaaggttagaaaggtctggaaatgggtctggggtattATTCGGGTAGGTGGTACATGAGTCAGTGGTCgtgatctccccctgccggaattaccttttacttaaggtaactgtttcttggcaggtaactacgaGTTACTTCACTCGACTCTCCCCGgttcccattaattctacattttgacattttagtacattctcctaggttacatataaacaatcatcttgaatcttaagtctgttatctaagttctaaacgttcctactaggtgattctgaccaatTCCTTTGGCCTTGGTACGGGGTTATACAGAAGATTTCATAGCAGCTGTTGCTGTACAAAtacaaatttcattaaaatatttcttataactctatattcctattaaaataaCTATAAAATCAAATGTGTTTCTATAAAATCAAATGTGGTTAATTAATTCTAATAACAAATCTGTAACACACGGTCTCAGAAGATCCAGTCAATCTCTTGTTATCTCTGATGCTGCAGTCAGCTGACCTCCCTCAGGTCTTTTGGCAACAAAGATCCCACACAACTGCACACCTCCTGGTGGCAAGGAGAccatctccccctgccccagccacagCAAGAGTGAGAGGCACCAGATACTCCCAACATCATGAGACATGGAGAGCTACATCTTCCCTCAGTCACTTGATCTGTGTTGAGGCCTCTGatattcatagaatcatggaattatttatgttggaaaagacctttaagatcagcAAGGCCAAGCTCCATGGGTAGAGACCTGGATAGAAAGCTGGTCGTAGAGGATTCACTTCAATTTATCCACGCTTTACAAAATGGGCCAAACCAATACAGTAGTGGTAGAAGATGGGATCGTAGCTCTTTAGTGAATGAGGGCTGATGAGACTGCTTCACCTGGCATGCTCCTTCTGTCTCCTGAGGTAACAGTGTGTGCCCGGACTTTGGCCCAATCCATTCTGTCCTTCATTAAACAGTGGTTTGATGGAGGCTAAGCAAAGCACCCTTGAATACTACCCAAGCATATTACACCTGAATTTTCCAGAATCCTGGCACCCTACATGAAGTACAGACCAACATTCTTGCTCCTAAGAGGTACATCCTCAGTGACTATTAGAGCATTCATACATATTATGGATGATAGCTTTCCCTCCAGTTCCTCTGGGTTTTGTAGACCTACCAAGGAAATCAAGACATAGGCAAAAGTTTCAGCCAAGCCTGCACTTTTGCAGGGTAGGGATCATATTACCCTTTTGCTGGCTCACCATAAAGTTATAAACTCTCAGGAACTGGCTTCTTGCCAACGTTTGCAGTGTTGACCTCATTCTTGTGGCCTGCTGCTTCCTTTACAACTTCAGAAGTGCTTGGTAGAACTTTTTAATACCAGTACG from Falco biarmicus isolate bFalBia1 chromosome 3, bFalBia1.pri, whole genome shotgun sequence carries:
- the CCDC166 gene encoding coiled-coil domain-containing protein 166, which encodes MASKTKQMKQDTTLGDFSRAGKSKQGVRTKNGDMTSSDMEILVKERKLYLQKEHKILTEHMNTYTGRLDHFLQENKFLEKEVQRNQEENKAYLSYIRKHNQKCQNLIITLNDQNHTDLSQVRMQKEKLISQYTEKEKEVRSSLMNMETKYSLMIKEIEDLQPVKGPSVFLEQQEKIKELEKELLVTKIQHSEEMHKIKSRFLQAKAECETDFHQKIQVLTKAAEEAAIQSLIQHIKQAKAENRHLRQELLRLIRYSKILKETEVQLRVQHQQLLWENQYTQHMAHMCHLLHQHEAHNANAKTYGSHSLFRCVHQPKK